A segment of the Candidatus Sumerlaea chitinivorans genome:
GTGCTGCGTGGCCCGTGTTTGGCATCTGAAGCTGCGCAGCGGTACGGGAATCTGTGACGAGACCTTTCGCAATGCCTTTTTCGACCAAGACGACACGTTTTCGTGCCACCCCTTCATAGTCGAAAACCCGGGGCATCCCCTCGGGGTCTAGCCCGTCATCCCAAATCGTGACTTTAGATGAACAGATTCGCTTTCCCAGACGGTTGCAGAGTGGCGACTGTCCTTCGAGATATTGTTTCGCCCCAAAAGCCATCCACCCCAGAAAACCGACTAACTGTCCAACTGCCAAATGGTCCAATACCACAGTGGTTTCGCACGGAAGATCGACTGAGCCGAGCGACTCGCTGCGTGTCACCAACTTCAATGCTTCTTCAAGCTGCTCATCAAATGGGACCTCGCTTAACGCATTACTCACCCAATACGAGCGCCCTGACAAAGCGCCCTTCGTTGCCACAAGATTGAGCTCGGCACGTGTCCAAGTTTGGTAAGATTCCACACCTTCGGTGTTCACGATACAAAGTGTATTCTCACTCGTACTTAAGGCCCCCGAAAGCTCGACTGACTGTCCCTGCGCGCGACAAAAGAGCCTGCGGAGCGTCTCCGCACGATCGTAGGGCTGGGCGCGCGCCGTGAACTCATCGAATGATAGGGTATCCGCCAAGGGTATTTCGCTGGGGAGAGTCACTGGGACGTTTGATTGCGGCATGTTTCTCGCAATCTTTTCGGCTTGCTTGGCAGCAGAAGCTAAGGAGTCTTGGTCAAAACGGTTCGTCAGAGCGATCCCCGCGCGTCCGTCTACTATGACCCGAATCCACACGAGACGCTCCTCGCTCACCGTGTTCTGATGAATCCGGTTCTTCATAAAGCGCGTGAGCCCATTGATGCGTCTCGAATATCCAATCTCGCATGGATCGCGTCGGATGCTTCGTAGTATTGCTCGCAGACGGTTCACTGTCTTCGGAACGGGCATAGCGTTATGCTTTCCTCCCGACCGTAACGTTGCGGAACCGCGCTGGGGCACAGCCGTGGCCCACTCGCGCTATCTGCATAGGTTCCCCTTTCCCGCAATTTGGCACTCCCCACAGCACCCAATCGCTCGACCTGCAAACGGCATCGCAACTGCGCCAGAACTGGGGAGTCACTCCGCCATAGATGGGATTGCGGAAGAGTCTTCCCAACTTGCCATTACGTATTTCACGTGCGACCTCAGTTGCGAACTGAAATTGCAGTCGCCGGTCGTCAATGGACCAACTCCGATTTGTTTCGAAGAAGAGCCCCCGTTTTGTGTCGGCGATTAGCTCTTCCAGCGTCCATTCCCCCGGCAAGAGGTTGATATTCGTCATGCGAACGATGGGGAAATTCTGCCAACCGTCTGCACGCATGGCCCCGCTCGATCGGCGTCCGATGAGGGGAGCCGTGGAACATGAACTCAAAACGCCACGGAGAATCCCTTCCGTGATTAGGGGCTCGCAGCGCGCCGGTGTTCCCTCATCGTCGAATGCGAAGGACCCAAGCCCCCCAGCGACCGTAGCGTCTGCCACAACAGAAACGGCAGGCGATCCGTACTTGAATGAGCCCAACATTTCTGGCGTCACAAATGAGGTCCCGGCAAATGAGGCTTCGTAACCCAGAATTCGGTCAAGCTCCAGCGCGTGCCCAATGCTCTCGTGAATTTGCAAAGCAAGCTGGTTGCTATCGAGAATGACATCAAACTCTCCCGCTGGGCATTCCGGAACTGAAAGGAGTTCTACCGCTTCCGCGGCGACCCGCTGAGCGTTCCCTTGCAGGTCAAGCTCTTCGATAAACTCGTAACCGGCAGCACGATAGTTGCCCCCAAAGCTTGCTGGGTAGGAGCGCACCTGGAGCTCTTTCCCATCTGTAGCGTACGCTGCTATGCCCGCCCCACACTGCACGGTCTCCTGTTCAATTTCGCTGTCCAGCGTACTAACAAAGACCTTGTTTTCACGCATGAGCTCCATGGTTGCGACAGCGGACTGCACTCGCTTTTCTTCGCGCATGAGCTGCGTGCACTGAATGAGGAGTGTGAGTCTTTCGCTCAGGGGGACGCGAAAAGGGTCCTTTAAGCACGCGGCGCGGTATTGTCCGGTGGCGGGTGCCGGGGAGTCGAACCGCTCGCCGGCGCTGCGAACAATCGCGCTGGTGTCTGCGGTCATGATCGCCTGTTGAACAGTGCGATCAATGCTGTCGGACGTGAGCTCACATGAAGCCGCAAATCCCCAGCAGCCACTTCGTAGGACCCGTACGCCAAATCCTAAGCTTTCGCTGGCAAGAATTCGTTCTGGTTCTCCATTCCTGACGGACAGGGTTTCCGTGGATCGGTGCACCACACGCACGTCGGCATATTGAACGTCGCGCTTGGGGATTCGGTTTAGAATGACGGTCGCAATGGACTTCATAAGCTAAGTATTCTCGTGACTCATTCCACATCGCGTTGGCTGTAGGCAACTCAATTGTTTGTTTGCTGCTACGCGATGCGGAGGTTTTTGAGACTCAGGGGGGCAGTGTGGGCTCTTGGAAATATGCTTGAAGTTATCCCTTTCTCTACCACAATGAGGGCCATCACGCAGTCGTTCGGTGGGAAAATGGCAGACTCGAAAGAGAAGAAAACAGAACCATCGCAAGTGCAGCTGAGTTCGAATGAGCCACTTCACGCGGAAAACAAGCGCAAGAAGATCGCACGCATTCCTCCTGCGGTCATAAAACGCTTGTCGCTCTACGCCCGCGTTCTGCTCGACCTCGAAATGAGCAATGTTCTGACTATTTCCTCAAAAGATTTGGCCCAGCGGTTGGGCATCACAAGCGCACAAGTTCGCAAAGACCTTGCCTACTTCGGCCAATTTGGAATTCCGGGCGTAGGTTATGATGTCAGCGATCTACGTGCCAATCTGAAGCGAATCCTAGGCACGGACCGCGAAGTGCAAGCGATCCTGATTGGCGTCGGCAACCTCGGTGCAGCTTTGATGGCCTACGGTGGCTTCTTGCGCCACGGAGTGCGAATTGTGAAAGCGTTTGATGCCGACACGTCGAAAGTTGGGATGCAACGGGGCGGTGTGCTCATCTACCATATTGACGAATTAGAGCGCCAACTTGAGCACCAACCCATCGACATTGCCATACTTACGGTACCTTCCGAGGCAGCTCAGCCAGTCACGGACCGACTCGTAAAAGCAGGAATCATTGGGATTCTGAATTTTGTGCCCACCCGACTCACGGTTCCCCCGGACGTCCATGTCCACTACGTGGACTTAGCAATTGAAATTGAGTCGCTTTGTTACTATCTGCGCTGAAGGAAATCCAGATAAGAAAAGGAATCCGCTTATGAAGATGTCATGGAACACCCCGACGCTTACGAATTTGCTGTTGGCAATCATCGCGCTTACGTTGATCGTCATCGCGGCCCAACGTGCGAATGTTCCCGTCTCTCTCCAGAGTAGTGCATGGGCCCAAGAGTCTGACCCTTGGCGCGACAGCAGGCGCACGGGTTTCTCCTCCGACACCCGCAGTGCCCCCGTGGACACCTCGAACGTGGCCACGGTTCAGGATTTGGCGGTGGCCCGGGCCACAAGCGAAGTTGCTGCAGCGAATCGCGAGATAGCGAGCGCGATCCGGGAACTTGCGAAAGCAGTTCAGGATCTGGGCGGAAAGCTGAGTAAAATGTCACAGTCATCAGCTGCGAATCCCGCCTCGAGCGGCGGCGTGACTGTTGAGGTGAACAAGTGAAAGACGCTGAATCCTCGTCGCACGCATTCTCAATTTCAGAGGCCCGTCTTCGCGAGGTGGAAGCCACTGTAAAAGCTATGGGCCTAACAGATGCAGAACAGCTTGTGGCGTCAGCAGCCTTGGCGTATGAGGCTGCTCGGCGGATAGCAAAAAGTGGGCGGGAGTGGCGAGAGGTGATGGGGCGAGTTTCCGCAAGCGAGCTGGCTCGGGGCCCACTGGCTGACGCAGTGGCTCAATTACAAGATGCAGCAACGGCAGTGCTGCGCGCCTACAATACCCTGCTTCGCGACGAGGATCAGGATTCAATCACTGAATAAACCGCCACTTTAGGTTTGAAAGTCTAAACTAACGAACAACAAGGGAATCTCAGAAAGGACTGTTAGGATTTAGGTTATGATTATTGTCCTCAAGCCTGACGCAACTGAAGAGCAACTTCAGCACCTCGTAGATATCATCACGGAGAAAGGGTTGCGGGCCCATATCTCCCGCGGTGTCGAGCGCACGGTCGTCGGATGCATTGGAGACGAAACAAAAATCCAGGACATCCCCTTCCTTGCCATCCCCGGCGTAGAAAGTGCGATGCCAATTGTCGAGCCCTACAAGCTCGCCAGTCGCACATTTAGGCCCGAAAAGACGAAGATCCGCATCAATGATATCGTCATAGGCGGCAATGAGGTCGTGATCGTGGCAGGGCCGTGCAGCGTCGAGCCCAACAACACCCTCTTTGAAACGGCTCGTGCGGTGAAGGCAGCGGGGGCGAAAATTCTCCGTGGTGGCGCATTCAAGCCACGCACTTCTCCTTATGATTTTTGTGGGCTTGGAGAAGAGGGACTACGCATGCTTGATCAAGCCCGCCAAGAGACCGGGCTCGCGATTGTCACCGAAGTTATGGATACCCGTGAAGTGGAGCTTGTCTACCGCTATGCCGACGCGTTCCAAATCGGTGCTCGGAATTCCCAGAACTTCAATTTGCTTCGTGAAGTGGGGAAGTACGACAAACCCGTTTTCCTCAAGCGTGGCATGAGTATGACGATTAAGGAATTGCTCATGAGTGCGGAATACATCATTTCGCAGGGCAATCCAAACGTCATCCTTGTCGAGCGTGGCATCCGGACCTTTGAAACAGCGACCCGCAACACCCTCGACATTGCAGCTGTCCCCGTGCTGCACGAAAAGACACACTTGCCTGTCTTCGTGGATCCAAGCCATGCGGCGGGGGATTGGCGCTATGTGACGGCGCTCGCATGTGCGGCCGTCGCCTGTGGGGCGGATGGTCTGATGGTGGAGGTTCACCCAAATCCGGAACGTGCCTTTAGCGACGGCGCACAGTCCCTGAAATTCGAAAAGTTTGATCAACTCATGAATTCGATCCGGCCGATTGCACAGGCCATCGGACGAGCGATCCAACCGGCGCAATCATGAAGAAAAATCGCAATCCTGCATTCGATCGTATTGCGATTGTGGGCGTAGGTCTGCTCGGAGGTTCCATTGGGCTTGCTGTCAAGCAACGGGGCTTGGCGCGTGAAGTGGTGGGAATAGGACGCAGTCCCAACTCCTTAAAAGAAGCGTTAGACCTACAGGTCGTGGACGAAGTGACCACCGATCTTGCAGAAGGAATTGCCGAGGCAGATCTCGTGATACTCTGCACTCCTGTTCGACATATTGTCTCCATTCTGCCGGAGGTCCTCACTAAGGCACGGGGCGGGGCTTTGGTGACGGATGTTGGCTCGACAAAGAATACGATTGTCGAGACAGCAGAGCGCGTGGGAAGCTCCGCCTTCTTTGTGGGCTCTCATCCGATGGCAGGGTCAGAGAAAAGCGGCGTGCGATATGCAAATGCGGATCTGTTTGAGGACACCACGTGTTTTGTGACACCAACGCCCCAAACTTCGTGGAACGCCTTTGGCAGAATCTGCGGATTCTGGCGTGCACTGGGTTGCCGATTGGCCGTGGCGCGCCCTGACCGACATGACGTCCTCGTGGCTCTCATTTCTCACCTGCCGCACCTTGTAGCGGTAGCGCTTGTAAGGGCTGTCGAGTCCATGAAAGAGGACCAGAATCTTATCAAAGGCATCATCGGGAACGGGTTCCGGGATACCACGCGGATCGCATGCGGAAATACCCAAATGTGGGAAGACATTTGCACCGAAAACCACGAAGCGATCTGTAGGATGCATGAAGCGTTTACCCGGTCGCTTGCAGAGCTGCTGGAAGCGCAGCAGGCGAACCCCACTGCTCTGCAAAATTATCTGAACGAAGCATGCCAATACCGGAGGTTCCTCGACAATCGCTGACCAACCCGCAATATCTGCCCAATCCCCTGCGCGCGACTTGAATCGCAGTTGTGACAACGCAGGGGCCTTGTGTTCTATCCATTCCCAGCAATTCACGCCTATGGGCTGGGCTTCTGCTCTTTACCTTCTCGGATTTCTGATCGCGAATCTGGGCGTGCGGTTGGCGCTATTGCGCATCAACCTTGGCGAGTACACGGATGGGATTCTCCAGCTAAAGGTTTTTGAGATAGCGTCGGGGTTGTACCCTCCTCTTTACGGTCTTCTGGCGCACGGGGTTCAGTATTTTGGCGCGGATGCGGAAACCGCGGGAAAAATCGTCAGCGCTATCGCGAGCACACTGGCACTTATCCCCGTTTACTTATGGGCTCGTCGATTGGGAGGTGATTGCGCTGCGAAATTTGCGGCGCTCTTTTTTACCCTTTGTCCGTTGATTCTCCGCTGGTCGGTGCGCGTCATGACCGATGGACTCTTTTTAGGGTTATCAGCGTGGAGCCTGTACTGCCTCCAAGTGGTTTGGGCAGATAGACCTGATGTCCGTAAAGCAGATCGCTGGCTTGCAGCAGCATCGCTTCTTGCAGCATTGAGTGCCCTCACGCGTTATCAGGGGGTGCTGTTATTGGCGCCTCTGCTTGTTGTCGCGATGGCGTACGTAGGACGCCACCGCCGTGTCCCATGGCTTACTGTTGTTGCCTCTCTCGTCTGGCTTCTTCTGCCGGCATGGATCCATGTGCACGGCTTTGTCCACCAACAGCAGTTTGCCAGCCGATCTGTGGGTGCGGTGGTGAGCCAGCTCCTTGCGTGGCTTAATCTGGCCGAGAGTTTCCTTCTGATCAGCCCCTACTATCTTGGTTGGCCAATCTTCGTCTTTGCGCTCGTGGGGGTGTTCGCAGCAAATTGGCGAGCACCTCAGCTGAGAGGCTTCTGGATTCTTTGGCTCTTGTTTGGCATTCCTCTTTTGGGCCTCCAGAGCGTTTTTGGTTCTTTCCAATATCGCTACATGATGCCGCTATTTCCCGCTTGCCTTGCCTTGGCTGGCACAGGAGCGCTTGCACTCGAAAAGAAGCTTCTCGAGCGCGGGCGCGCCTGGGTCTTCTCGCTTCTGCTCTACGTTTCTGTCAGCTATCTCGCCTTGTTCACTTGTGCGGTCTTAGTTTTTCAGCGGCAGAGTTTTGGGGATCAGCGGGCAGCCGCAGAATACATTCGCACCACAGTTTCCCGCGAGGCTCCGGTTGTTGCGAACGAACGCTACGGCAACTTCTTCAATCTGGGATGCGTGAAGCTTTCCTTCTGGACGGGCCGGAAGGTTGAGCCCATCTGGCCCTACCTGCCTCCGAGTCCCAGTCGTCCGCCCCAGAAGGACCTTACGACCGGCACGGTTGTCGTCCTCGGCAACTGTTACGGCGGCGATGAATTTGTCGATTACCTCATGGCAGTGCTCAATTATTATTACCACATGCGCTTGCTCAATGCCTATGAATCCACTGTGTACCCATTGCTCGACGACATCATGGTCAATCCCATCTTTAACCAGAATCCGCTCGGTTGGGTGTTGCGCTACTCGCCCCAACTCTTCTCTACCCACATTTACGTGATCGATGGCAAGCGCACCCCAGAGGAAATGGAGCGGCTGGTGCAGCGCAATTTGCGCCAACCTGTTCCCCCTCCCTCCGAGGAGGACAAAAAGAACGCCCGCGAAGAGCGAATGCGTGAAACACCGCGATGAGTCCGCAGGAACGTCGTAAAAAGCGTCAGCAAGCCCAAAGCGCTGCACAAAACAAAGCGGCGGTGAATGGTCAAATCGCTGTGAGCGAAGAGGTCGAGGCGCTGAGTGTGAAGTCTGATCGGCGCTCAGAGCTCATTCTAATCGTTTCCGTGGCGATCGCTGCTTTTCTCATCTTTCTCCGTACCGTCGCTCCGGGGTTGATTTTCGGCGACGGAACGGAGCTCACAACAGCAGCCTACGTATTGGGGATTCCTCATCCCACCGGCTATCCCCTGTACATGATGCTGCTTCATCTGTGGCTGAAGCTGCCACTGGGCGAGGTGATCGCCCGGGCGAATCTTTTTAGCGTGCTGTGTGCTTCGGGAACGGTCGCGATTAGTGTTCTCATTTGGAGGCGTGTTCTCACCTCGCTCCTCCCTAAGTGGCCACTCAAAGCTCATCTGCTTGGCGCGGCATCAATCGCTTTGTTTCTCGGCTTTTTACGCAACTCATGGGAGAACTCAATTGTCGCAGAGGTTTATGCCCTTCAGTTGCTCTTTACGGTTGGGTTCTTGTTTACTCTCCAAAGATTCGAGGAAACGCGAAAGCCATCAAACCTCGTTGCCGCGGCAGTTGTCTTCGGCTTAGCGCTCACTCACCATCGTCTGAGCGTGACGCTGGCTTTGCCACTGGCAATGGCGTTTTGGTGGGCTAAGCGGAGGGTGACAGATTTTCCTTGGCGGCGCTCGCTCACTTCAGCGCTGCTTGCTGTGCTCGCCTGTCAAAGTCTCTACTTGTATTTGCCTATTCGTGCAGCAGCCCAGCCTCCCATTAACTGGGGAAACCCTGTGACGTTTGCGGCTTTTCTGAATCACGTACGCGGGGGCGAATACATGCAGTTCCAATTGCTGCAGGCGTTTCCGGGGCGGCCCTTTAGTCTGGAATCCTATATGAATTTCTTCTTTCTTACCTTGCGTCATCTTATTGGTGAGATCGCAACTCAGGTTTTCCCTGCCACGGTTCAGTTTGTGACGGATGTCTTCCCTCGCCCCTTCGCTGTTCCCAGCGCACCGTTTTTCGTCTTAGGTCTCTGCCTCATAATTGTTGCTCTCTTTAGCATGCGGCTTTGGGCGAAGATTCAGCCACTTACCGCCATGGGCGCGGCATTGGTGGTACTGCAAAATCTCGTCGTGATCTTTATCTATAACATTGCGGACATTCGCGATTATTACCTTTTCGTGATGTGGGTGGTGTGGGGGAGTGTGTGCGTTGGAGCGCTCGTTGGTCTCCAAGCGCTACTACAGCGTTTCATTTCGCGGGCTCTTCGGCCAGAATATGCGTATGCCTTTCTGCTGCTCCCCCTCCTCCCGCTCACCTCGAATTTCTCCAGATGTGATATGAGCAAGAGCGATGAACCCGAGGTCTTCGCGCAACTTGTGATGCCCAATCGTACAGACGCGATGCCTGAGAACTCCATTTTGATCACTATGGGAGATGACCCGATTTTCCTGAGCTGGTACCGCCAGCTTGTGCGTCGGGAGCGGACCGATGTGCTTGTGTTTGGCGCAAACTTTGCATCGCGGGCGTGGTACCGCACCTTCTTTACTCCCTCTCAGATAGAAAAGTACCAAATTCGATTTGCGGACCGGATTGCACAAGGGGCAGCGGAATTTGCTGAACAGGTGTCAAACGCAATTATCGAGCGTAACGTGGGCCGATACCCGATTTTTACGACGATTGACGATCCTCTTGTCCTGCAAGAGTTAAGCAAACGATACACCTTGAAACTCGTTGCCCAACAGGTTTTTGTGATGAGAAGCTTTTGGGGACCCGAGCCCGTGCGGGTACGTCGGATCGAACCCAAGCGATTTTAGGAGCGCGCAATGTCAGAGTGGTGGAAAGGTAAGCGGGTTCTCGTAACGGGAGCCGGTGGATTTATCGGCAGTCACCTTGTGGAGCGTCTATTGGATTTAGGGGCGGACGTCACTGCATTCGTGCGCTACAATGCCGCGGGGAGCCGCGGTTTGCTGGATCGGCTGCCTCTCCAAGATCAAGAGCGGGTGCGTATTGTTGTGGGCGATTTGTGCGAGCCCGACGCGCTCGACGACGCGATGCGGGATCAGGAGATTGTGTTCCACCTCGCGGCAATCATCGCCATCCCCTTTTCCTACTTGCGGCCCGCTCAAGTGATCGAAAACAATGTGCGCTCCACTCTCAATGTGCTCCAAGCAGCCCGACGCTTCGGGGTGAAGCGCATTGTGCATACGAGTTCGAGCGAGGTTTACGGCACGGCCCGCGTTGCTCCCATTGATGAGGATCATCCCCTGCAGGCGCAGTCGCCCTATGCAGCCAGTAAAATCGCGTGCGACAAGATCGCCCAAAGTTTCCATCTCTCTTACGATTTGCCAGTTGTCACGCTGAGGCCTTTCAATACCTACGGGCCGAGGCAGTCCGCGCGAGCGATCGTCCCCACAATCATTACGCAGGCACTGACCAGCAAACGGGTGTTCCTTGGTGCGATGCATCCCACCCGCGATCTCACTTTTGTGAGTGATACGGTCGAGGGTTTTATCCGCATTGCTGAGACGCCAAACGTCGAGGGACGAACCTACCATATTGGGACAGGTATCGAGATTTCGGTGGGAGAACTGGCGGACCGCATTGTGCGCCTGATTGGCGGCAACATCCCCATTTTGTTTGATCCAACGCGAATTCGTCCGCCAGCGAGCGAAGTTGCGCGTCTCATCTGTGACGCAAGCCGAGCGCGGCGCGATCTCGGTTGGGAGCCCAAGGTCTCGCTCGACGAGGGACTCCAACGCACGATTGAGTGGATCGGCCAGAATTTGGCCGCTTATCGCGCGGACATTTACAATATCTAAGGGCTCACGCGAAGCACGTGGGCAGGAATCAAGCACTTCAAAGCGGAGCAGGGTAGCGGTGACTTACAAGGCAGTGATTATGGCGGGTGGTGAAGGAACGCGGATGCGTCCGTTCACACACACCATTCCCAAACCCCTGCTTCCGCTTGGTCGCAAGCCCATTGGCCAAATCATCATTGAGCGCTTACGCGCCTGTGGGATTCGCGAGATTATCATGGCGTTGGGTTACCGCAGCGATCTGCTCCGCGCCTACTTCCAGAGCGGAGAGCAATTCGGGGTCAACATTCGCTACTTTGTCGACCCGGCCCGACTCGGAACGGCCGGAGCACTCGCTTATCTCGATGACCTCGACGTTGCACCATTTTTGGTGACGAATGGCGATATTCTCACAGATCTCGACTATGCAAGATTTCTCGAGGAACACACAGCTTCGGGCGCAGCCCTGACCGTTGCAGTGCGCACTGCTGAGATGCCGATTCCCTACGGCGTCATGGAGTTGGAAGGCGAACGCGTCAAAGGCGTTCGTGAAAAACCGGTTTATACGTATCAGTTCAATGCAGGCATCTATGCGGTTTCACCCGAGGCACGGAAACTGGTGCCAAGGGGGCAATGTTTCCACATGACCGACCTCATCAACGCCACCATTACAGCAGGCCTCGAAGTGCGAGCCAAGGAGCTGTCAGGGCTGTGGTTTGACCTTGCGCGCGTAGATGATTTCGAAAAAGCACTTCACCAAATTGAGCAACATTATCCGGATTTGCTCTCCTAAACACAAAGCACTTGCGGCAACCTTTGGGCAATCACAGGAGGGATTGTGGCCAGTTGTGCCGTCATGCGCCGGAGCGCTACCGAAGATTCTTCGCAGTATTGCTGGATGAAAACCACAGCAGTTTTCTGGAGGATACGCCGCAGACGGACTCATCGTTGGGCAGAGGCTCGACTGCGCTGCGCGCGCTCAAGAAGCGCGTCCGCACACTCGTCTGGCACGATAAGGTTCCCATGGCCGCTCCCGAGGGCAATGTCTGGCTTGATAGAGCCGTGAAAGTCGCTCCCCCCTGTCACCACAAGGTTATAGCGTTTAGCAAGTTCCAGGTAGTGCTCGGTTTCTTCGGGCGAGTGCTCCGTGTAGTAGCACTCAATCCCACCCAGTCCAGCATCTACGAGCGTTTTCACGACGTCTTCAAGTGTCTCATTCTCGTGGAGGGCAACGAATTTGGGATGAGCAAGGACAGCCACCCCTCCGGCCTCAGTAATCATGCGCACTGCATCCACGGGCGAAAAGCGGAGGCGCTCGAAATAGGCGGCAGCCCCACGGGCGAGGTATTTTTCAAACGCTTCCTCCCACGTCGATACATACCCATGACGTAAGAGGACGCGCGCAATGTGGGGGCGCCCGACCACTTTCCCTCCTGCCTCTGCCTCGATCTCTTCAAGCGTCACTTTCAG
Coding sequences within it:
- a CDS encoding TldE protein, part of TldE/TldD proteolytic complex; amino-acid sequence: MPVPKTVNRLRAILRSIRRDPCEIGYSRRINGLTRFMKNRIHQNTVSEERLVWIRVIVDGRAGIALTNRFDQDSLASAAKQAEKIARNMPQSNVPVTLPSEIPLADTLSFDEFTARAQPYDRAETLRRLFCRAQGQSVELSGALSTSENTLCIVNTEGVESYQTWTRAELNLVATKGALSGRSYWVSNALSEVPFDEQLEEALKLVTRSESLGSVDLPCETTVVLDHLAVGQLVGFLGWMAFGAKQYLEGQSPLCNRLGKRICSSKVTIWDDGLDPEGMPRVFDYEGVARKRVVLVEKGIAKGLVTDSRTAAQLQMPNTGHAAPPTSDEGPQAENLFMAGGRSTLERLIHSTENGIYVRNFHYVNVVDPITTTITGMTRDGTYRIANGRLVEPLPNLRFTVEVLDVLNRITALTAETRRVEGVTGVAVVPAIKVQRFGFTSASEA
- a CDS encoding TldD family protein, Actinobacterial subgroup, translating into MKSIATVILNRIPKRDVQYADVRVVHRSTETLSVRNGEPERILASESLGFGVRVLRSGCWGFAASCELTSDSIDRTVQQAIMTADTSAIVRSAGERFDSPAPATGQYRAACLKDPFRVPLSERLTLLIQCTQLMREEKRVQSAVATMELMRENKVFVSTLDSEIEQETVQCGAGIAAYATDGKELQVRSYPASFGGNYRAAGYEFIEELDLQGNAQRVAAEAVELLSVPECPAGEFDVILDSNQLALQIHESIGHALELDRILGYEASFAGTSFVTPEMLGSFKYGSPAVSVVADATVAGGLGSFAFDDEGTPARCEPLITEGILRGVLSSCSTAPLIGRRSSGAMRADGWQNFPIVRMTNINLLPGEWTLEELIADTKRGLFFETNRSWSIDDRRLQFQFATEVAREIRNGKLGRLFRNPIYGGVTPQFWRSCDAVCRSSDWVLWGVPNCGKGEPMQIARVGHGCAPARFRNVTVGRKA
- a CDS encoding Redox-sensitive transcriptional regulator (AT-rich DNA-binding protein) → MLEVIPFSTTMRAITQSFGGKMADSKEKKTEPSQVQLSSNEPLHAENKRKKIARIPPAVIKRLSLYARVLLDLEMSNVLTISSKDLAQRLGITSAQVRKDLAYFGQFGIPGVGYDVSDLRANLKRILGTDREVQAILIGVGNLGAALMAYGGFLRHGVRIVKAFDADTSKVGMQRGGVLIYHIDELERQLEHQPIDIAILTVPSEAAQPVTDRLVKAGIIGILNFVPTRLTVPPDVHVHYVDLAIEIESLCYYLR
- a CDS encoding 2-keto-3-deoxy-D-arabino-heptulosonate-7-phosphate synthase I beta, yielding MIIVLKPDATEEQLQHLVDIITEKGLRAHISRGVERTVVGCIGDETKIQDIPFLAIPGVESAMPIVEPYKLASRTFRPEKTKIRINDIVIGGNEVVIVAGPCSVEPNNTLFETARAVKAAGAKILRGGAFKPRTSPYDFCGLGEEGLRMLDQARQETGLAIVTEVMDTREVELVYRYADAFQIGARNSQNFNLLREVGKYDKPVFLKRGMSMTIKELLMSAEYIISQGNPNVILVERGIRTFETATRNTLDIAAVPVLHEKTHLPVFVDPSHAAGDWRYVTALACAAVACGADGLMVEVHPNPERAFSDGAQSLKFEKFDQLMNSIRPIAQAIGRAIQPAQS
- a CDS encoding Prephenate and/or arogenate dehydrogenase (unknown specificity), which produces MKKNRNPAFDRIAIVGVGLLGGSIGLAVKQRGLAREVVGIGRSPNSLKEALDLQVVDEVTTDLAEGIAEADLVILCTPVRHIVSILPEVLTKARGGALVTDVGSTKNTIVETAERVGSSAFFVGSHPMAGSEKSGVRYANADLFEDTTCFVTPTPQTSWNAFGRICGFWRALGCRLAVARPDRHDVLVALISHLPHLVAVALVRAVESMKEDQNLIKGIIGNGFRDTTRIACGNTQMWEDICTENHEAICRMHEAFTRSLAELLEAQQANPTALQNYLNEACQYRRFLDNR
- a CDS encoding Putative inner membrane protein, producing MGWASALYLLGFLIANLGVRLALLRINLGEYTDGILQLKVFEIASGLYPPLYGLLAHGVQYFGADAETAGKIVSAIASTLALIPVYLWARRLGGDCAAKFAALFFTLCPLILRWSVRVMTDGLFLGLSAWSLYCLQVVWADRPDVRKADRWLAAASLLAALSALTRYQGVLLLAPLLVVAMAYVGRHRRVPWLTVVASLVWLLLPAWIHVHGFVHQQQFASRSVGAVVSQLLAWLNLAESFLLISPYYLGWPIFVFALVGVFAANWRAPQLRGFWILWLLFGIPLLGLQSVFGSFQYRYMMPLFPACLALAGTGALALEKKLLERGRAWVFSLLLYVSVSYLALFTCAVLVFQRQSFGDQRAAAEYIRTTVSREAPVVANERYGNFFNLGCVKLSFWTGRKVEPIWPYLPPSPSRPPQKDLTTGTVVVLGNCYGGDEFVDYLMAVLNYYYHMRLLNAYESTVYPLLDDIMVNPIFNQNPLGWVLRYSPQLFSTHIYVIDGKRTPEEMERLVQRNLRQPVPPPSEEDKKNAREERMRETPR
- a CDS encoding membrane protein, putative, translating into MSPQERRKKRQQAQSAAQNKAAVNGQIAVSEEVEALSVKSDRRSELILIVSVAIAAFLIFLRTVAPGLIFGDGTELTTAAYVLGIPHPTGYPLYMMLLHLWLKLPLGEVIARANLFSVLCASGTVAISVLIWRRVLTSLLPKWPLKAHLLGAASIALFLGFLRNSWENSIVAEVYALQLLFTVGFLFTLQRFEETRKPSNLVAAAVVFGLALTHHRLSVTLALPLAMAFWWAKRRVTDFPWRRSLTSALLAVLACQSLYLYLPIRAAAQPPINWGNPVTFAAFLNHVRGGEYMQFQLLQAFPGRPFSLESYMNFFFLTLRHLIGEIATQVFPATVQFVTDVFPRPFAVPSAPFFVLGLCLIIVALFSMRLWAKIQPLTAMGAALVVLQNLVVIFIYNIADIRDYYLFVMWVVWGSVCVGALVGLQALLQRFISRALRPEYAYAFLLLPLLPLTSNFSRCDMSKSDEPEVFAQLVMPNRTDAMPENSILITMGDDPIFLSWYRQLVRRERTDVLVFGANFASRAWYRTFFTPSQIEKYQIRFADRIAQGAAEFAEQVSNAIIERNVGRYPIFTTIDDPLVLQELSKRYTLKLVAQQVFVMRSFWGPEPVRVRRIEPKRF
- a CDS encoding UDP-glucose 4-epimerase; protein product: MSEWWKGKRVLVTGAGGFIGSHLVERLLDLGADVTAFVRYNAAGSRGLLDRLPLQDQERVRIVVGDLCEPDALDDAMRDQEIVFHLAAIIAIPFSYLRPAQVIENNVRSTLNVLQAARRFGVKRIVHTSSSEVYGTARVAPIDEDHPLQAQSPYAASKIACDKIAQSFHLSYDLPVVTLRPFNTYGPRQSARAIVPTIITQALTSKRVFLGAMHPTRDLTFVSDTVEGFIRIAETPNVEGRTYHIGTGIEISVGELADRIVRLIGGNIPILFDPTRIRPPASEVARLICDASRARRDLGWEPKVSLDEGLQRTIEWIGQNLAAYRADIYNI